The Coffea arabica cultivar ET-39 chromosome 8e, Coffea Arabica ET-39 HiFi, whole genome shotgun sequence genome window below encodes:
- the LOC113703639 gene encoding phospholipase D alpha 1-like isoform X1, giving the protein MKMMVKDYNCITNYIFLFFFFPFPFSARKLFSWKTSGPGKMARGFCARVKRAVLCRPEIVGSRLYATIDLERARVGRTRMIEKQLSNPRWYEGFRICCAHMVSNVIFTVKDDNAVGATLIGRAYLPVEEIINGFIVDRWLQILDEDGIPIQGGPKIHVKLQFFSVNQDPNWSRGIGGSLAFKGVPRTFFKERQGCHVTLYQDAHMPDTGFSNYLESKLRYEPQRCWEDIFDAINNAKHLIYMTGWSVYTQITLIRDPNRPKPGGDITLGELLKKKANEGVRVLLLVWDDRTSVETLKRDGLMATHDQETGDFFRDTNVHCVLCPRNPDDGNSIIQGFEVSTMFTHHQKTVIVDSEIPGSGGEPKRRIVSFLGGIDLCDGRYDTITHPLFSSLNTAHHDDFHQPNFPDSNIRKGGPREPWHDVHCKLEGPAAWDVLYNFEQRWQRQVGNKYLFSLNELYRFAIPPSPVTKSEDHETWNVQVFRSIDGGAAYGFPEDPAEAAQVGLVSGKDHIIDRSIQDAYIHAIRRAKNFIYIENQYFLGSSYGWEGNDIQVPDINALHLIPKELSLKIVSKIEAGEKFTVYVVIPMWPEGIPESASVQAILDWQRRTMEMMYKDIARALQAKGEGDDVDLRDYLTFFCLGNRESREAGEYVPPETPNPDTDYARAQKSRRFMIYVHAKTMIVDDEYIIVGSANINQRSMDGARDTEIAMGGYQPHHLSNAEPAKGSIFQFRMALWLEHLDVHDYVFYHPGTLECVRQVNLLAERSWELYSSDTFPDNEDLSVRLLRYPVNVSRDGIITALPGLDFFPDTKARVLGTKSDYLPPILTT; this is encoded by the exons ATGAAGATGATGGTCAAAGATTACAATTGCATTACCAATTatatatttctcttttttttttttccctttcccttttctgCTCGGAAACTATTTTCGTGGAAGACTAGCGGCCCCGGGAAAATGGCAAGAGGATTTTGTGCCCGAGTTAAGAGAGCTGTCTTATGCCGGCCAGAG ATTGTTGGTTCGAGACTATATGCTACCATTGATTTAGAAAGGGCTCGAGTTGGACGAACCAGAATGATAGAAAAACAGCTTTCCAATCCTCGTTGGTACGAAGGCTTTCGAATATGTTGTGCCCATATGGTCTCTAATGTCATTTTCACTGTAAAAGATGACAATGCTGTTGGAGCAACACTAATTGGAAGAGCTTATTTGCCCGTCGAGGAGATCATAAATGGATTCATAGTTGACAGATGGCTCCAGATTTTGGATGAAGATGGCATCCCAATACAAGGTGGACCAAAAATTCATGTGAAGCTGCAATTTTTCAGCGTAAATCAGGATCCCAATTGGTCTCGAGGAATCGGAGGTAGTCTAGCATTTAAAGGGGTTCCCCGTACTTTCTTCAAGGAAAGACAAGGTTGCCATGTTACCCTCTACCAAGATGCTCATATGCCCGACACTGGCTTTTCGAATTACCTCGAATCCAAATTAAGATACGAGCCTCAGAGGTGTTGGGAGGATATATTTGATGCCATCAACAATGCAAAACACTTGATTTATATGACAGGATGGTCTGTTTATACTCAGATCACCTTGATAAGGGATCCAAATAGGCCTAAGCCAGGGGGAGATATTACTCTTGGCGAGCTGCTAAAGAAGAAGGCAAATGAAGGTGTGAGGGTCCTGTTGCTTGTTTGGGATGACAGAACTTCAGTTGAGACTCTTAAGAGGGATGGTCTGATGGCAACACATGATCAAGAAACGGGTGATTTCTTTCGTGACACGAATGTTCATTGTGTTCTTTGTCCTAGAAATCCTGATGATGGGAACAGCATAATCCAGGGATTTGAGGTTTCCACCATGTTTACCCATCACCAAAAGACAGTAATAGTGGACTCTGAAATTCCAGGATCGGGGGGCGAGCCGAAGAGGAGAATTGTGAGTTTTCTTGGCGGAATTGATCTCTGTGACGGGAGATATGATACGATAACTCATCCCTTGTTCAGCTCTCTAAATACTGCCCATCATGATGATTTTCATCAACCCAATTTTCCAGACTCCAATATCAGGAAAGGTGGCCCCAGGGAGCCATGGCATGACGTTCACTGCAAGCTGGAAGGACCTGCAGCTTGGGATGTACTGTACAATTTCGAACAGCGATGGCAGAGGCAAGTCGGAAACAAGTATCTGTTCTCCCTTAATGAGCTTTATAGATTTGCCATCCCCCCATCACCAGTGACCAAGTCGGAAGATCACGAAACATGGAATGTTCAAGTTTTTCGCTCGATTGATGGTGGTGCTGCTTATGGCTTCCCTGAAGATCCTGCGGAGGCAGCTCAAGTAGGACTTGTTAGTGGGAAGGACCACATTATAGACAGAAGCATTCAGGATGCTTACATTCATGCTATCCGTCGCGCAAAGAATTTCATTTACATCGAAAATCAGTACTTCTTGGGAAGCTCGTATGGTTGGGAAGGGAATGATATACAGGTTCCGGACATCAACGCATTGCACCTCATTCCCAAAGAGCTCTCACTGAAGATCGTGAGCAAGATAGAAGCAGGGGAGAAATTCACAGTCTACGTTGTAATTCCTATGTGGCCAGAAGGGATTCCAGAGAGTGCATCTGTCCAGGCGATACTAGATTGGCAAAGGAGGACAATGGAGATGATGTATAAAGATATTGCTCGAGCACTCCAAGCTAAGGGTGAGGGGGATGATGTAGACCTTAGAGACTACCTAACGTTCTTCTGCCTTGGCAATCGGGAGTCCCGAGAGGCTGGAGAATATGTGCCTCCAGAAACCCCCAATCCTGACACTGATTATGCCAGAGCTCAAAAATCTAGGCGCTTCATGATCTATGTTCATGCCAAAACCATGATAG TGGATGATGAATACATAATCGTGGGGTCTGCAAACATCAATCAGAGGTCGATGGATGGAGCAAGAGATACAGAGATTGCAATGGGAGGGTATCAGCCTCATCATCTTTCAAATGCAGAACCAGCAAAGGGCAGCATATTTCAATTCAGAATGGCCCTGTGGTTGGAACATCTTGATGTACATGATTACGTGTTTTATCATCCAGGGACATTGGAATGTGTCAGGCAAGTGAATTTACTTGCAGAGAGAAGTTGGGAGCTCTACTCGAGTGATACATTTCCTGATAATGAGGACCTCTCGGTCCGGCTTCTGAGGTATCCTGTGAATGTTTCAAGGGATGGAATCATTACTGCACTACCTGGACTTGATTTCTTTCCTGACACCAAAGCCCGTGTTCTTGGGACAAAATCTGATTACCTTCCTCCAATCCTTACTACTTGA
- the LOC113703639 gene encoding phospholipase D alpha 1-like isoform X2, giving the protein MPSKLLHGTLQATIFEIDRLQTGWGFNFCGKTSGPGKMARGFCARVKRAVLCRPEIVGSRLYATIDLERARVGRTRMIEKQLSNPRWYEGFRICCAHMVSNVIFTVKDDNAVGATLIGRAYLPVEEIINGFIVDRWLQILDEDGIPIQGGPKIHVKLQFFSVNQDPNWSRGIGGSLAFKGVPRTFFKERQGCHVTLYQDAHMPDTGFSNYLESKLRYEPQRCWEDIFDAINNAKHLIYMTGWSVYTQITLIRDPNRPKPGGDITLGELLKKKANEGVRVLLLVWDDRTSVETLKRDGLMATHDQETGDFFRDTNVHCVLCPRNPDDGNSIIQGFEVSTMFTHHQKTVIVDSEIPGSGGEPKRRIVSFLGGIDLCDGRYDTITHPLFSSLNTAHHDDFHQPNFPDSNIRKGGPREPWHDVHCKLEGPAAWDVLYNFEQRWQRQVGNKYLFSLNELYRFAIPPSPVTKSEDHETWNVQVFRSIDGGAAYGFPEDPAEAAQVGLVSGKDHIIDRSIQDAYIHAIRRAKNFIYIENQYFLGSSYGWEGNDIQVPDINALHLIPKELSLKIVSKIEAGEKFTVYVVIPMWPEGIPESASVQAILDWQRRTMEMMYKDIARALQAKGEGDDVDLRDYLTFFCLGNRESREAGEYVPPETPNPDTDYARAQKSRRFMIYVHAKTMIVDDEYIIVGSANINQRSMDGARDTEIAMGGYQPHHLSNAEPAKGSIFQFRMALWLEHLDVHDYVFYHPGTLECVRQVNLLAERSWELYSSDTFPDNEDLSVRLLRYPVNVSRDGIITALPGLDFFPDTKARVLGTKSDYLPPILTT; this is encoded by the exons ATGCCTTCAAAACTGCTTCATGGAACTCTTCAAGCTACGATATTTGAGATTGACAGACTGCAAACTGGATGGGGTTTTAATTTCTGCGGCAAA ACTAGCGGCCCCGGGAAAATGGCAAGAGGATTTTGTGCCCGAGTTAAGAGAGCTGTCTTATGCCGGCCAGAG ATTGTTGGTTCGAGACTATATGCTACCATTGATTTAGAAAGGGCTCGAGTTGGACGAACCAGAATGATAGAAAAACAGCTTTCCAATCCTCGTTGGTACGAAGGCTTTCGAATATGTTGTGCCCATATGGTCTCTAATGTCATTTTCACTGTAAAAGATGACAATGCTGTTGGAGCAACACTAATTGGAAGAGCTTATTTGCCCGTCGAGGAGATCATAAATGGATTCATAGTTGACAGATGGCTCCAGATTTTGGATGAAGATGGCATCCCAATACAAGGTGGACCAAAAATTCATGTGAAGCTGCAATTTTTCAGCGTAAATCAGGATCCCAATTGGTCTCGAGGAATCGGAGGTAGTCTAGCATTTAAAGGGGTTCCCCGTACTTTCTTCAAGGAAAGACAAGGTTGCCATGTTACCCTCTACCAAGATGCTCATATGCCCGACACTGGCTTTTCGAATTACCTCGAATCCAAATTAAGATACGAGCCTCAGAGGTGTTGGGAGGATATATTTGATGCCATCAACAATGCAAAACACTTGATTTATATGACAGGATGGTCTGTTTATACTCAGATCACCTTGATAAGGGATCCAAATAGGCCTAAGCCAGGGGGAGATATTACTCTTGGCGAGCTGCTAAAGAAGAAGGCAAATGAAGGTGTGAGGGTCCTGTTGCTTGTTTGGGATGACAGAACTTCAGTTGAGACTCTTAAGAGGGATGGTCTGATGGCAACACATGATCAAGAAACGGGTGATTTCTTTCGTGACACGAATGTTCATTGTGTTCTTTGTCCTAGAAATCCTGATGATGGGAACAGCATAATCCAGGGATTTGAGGTTTCCACCATGTTTACCCATCACCAAAAGACAGTAATAGTGGACTCTGAAATTCCAGGATCGGGGGGCGAGCCGAAGAGGAGAATTGTGAGTTTTCTTGGCGGAATTGATCTCTGTGACGGGAGATATGATACGATAACTCATCCCTTGTTCAGCTCTCTAAATACTGCCCATCATGATGATTTTCATCAACCCAATTTTCCAGACTCCAATATCAGGAAAGGTGGCCCCAGGGAGCCATGGCATGACGTTCACTGCAAGCTGGAAGGACCTGCAGCTTGGGATGTACTGTACAATTTCGAACAGCGATGGCAGAGGCAAGTCGGAAACAAGTATCTGTTCTCCCTTAATGAGCTTTATAGATTTGCCATCCCCCCATCACCAGTGACCAAGTCGGAAGATCACGAAACATGGAATGTTCAAGTTTTTCGCTCGATTGATGGTGGTGCTGCTTATGGCTTCCCTGAAGATCCTGCGGAGGCAGCTCAAGTAGGACTTGTTAGTGGGAAGGACCACATTATAGACAGAAGCATTCAGGATGCTTACATTCATGCTATCCGTCGCGCAAAGAATTTCATTTACATCGAAAATCAGTACTTCTTGGGAAGCTCGTATGGTTGGGAAGGGAATGATATACAGGTTCCGGACATCAACGCATTGCACCTCATTCCCAAAGAGCTCTCACTGAAGATCGTGAGCAAGATAGAAGCAGGGGAGAAATTCACAGTCTACGTTGTAATTCCTATGTGGCCAGAAGGGATTCCAGAGAGTGCATCTGTCCAGGCGATACTAGATTGGCAAAGGAGGACAATGGAGATGATGTATAAAGATATTGCTCGAGCACTCCAAGCTAAGGGTGAGGGGGATGATGTAGACCTTAGAGACTACCTAACGTTCTTCTGCCTTGGCAATCGGGAGTCCCGAGAGGCTGGAGAATATGTGCCTCCAGAAACCCCCAATCCTGACACTGATTATGCCAGAGCTCAAAAATCTAGGCGCTTCATGATCTATGTTCATGCCAAAACCATGATAG TGGATGATGAATACATAATCGTGGGGTCTGCAAACATCAATCAGAGGTCGATGGATGGAGCAAGAGATACAGAGATTGCAATGGGAGGGTATCAGCCTCATCATCTTTCAAATGCAGAACCAGCAAAGGGCAGCATATTTCAATTCAGAATGGCCCTGTGGTTGGAACATCTTGATGTACATGATTACGTGTTTTATCATCCAGGGACATTGGAATGTGTCAGGCAAGTGAATTTACTTGCAGAGAGAAGTTGGGAGCTCTACTCGAGTGATACATTTCCTGATAATGAGGACCTCTCGGTCCGGCTTCTGAGGTATCCTGTGAATGTTTCAAGGGATGGAATCATTACTGCACTACCTGGACTTGATTTCTTTCCTGACACCAAAGCCCGTGTTCTTGGGACAAAATCTGATTACCTTCCTCCAATCCTTACTACTTGA